A single window of Canis lupus familiaris isolate Mischka breed German Shepherd chromosome 7, alternate assembly UU_Cfam_GSD_1.0, whole genome shotgun sequence DNA harbors:
- the LMNA gene encoding lamin, with protein METPSQRRATRSGAQASSTPLSPTRITRLQEKEDLQELNDRLAVYIDRVRSLETENAGLRLRITESEEVVSREVSGIKAAYEAELGDARKTLDSVAKERARLQLELSKVREEFKELKARNTKKEGDLMAAQARLKDLEALLNSKEAALSTALSEKRTLEGELHDLRGQVTKLEAALGEAKKQLQDEMLRRVDAENRLQTLKEELDFQKNIYSEELRETKRRHETRLVEIDNGKQREFESRLADALQELRAQHEDQVEQYKKELEKTYSAKLDNARQSAERNSNLVGAAHEELQQSRIRIDSLSAQLSQLQKQLAAKEAKLRDLEDSLARERDTSRRLLADKEREMAEMRARMQQQLDEYQELLDIKLALDMEIHAYRKLLEGEEERLRLSPSPTSQRSRGRASSHSSQTQGTGSITKKRKLESSESRSSSFSQHARTSGRVAVEEVDEEGKFVRLRNKSSEDQSMGNWQIKRQNGDDPLLTYRFPPKFTLKAGQVVTIWAAGAGATHSPPTDLVWKAQNTWGCGNSLRTALINSTGEEVAMRKLVRSVTVVEDDEDEDGDDLLHHHHGSHCSSSGDPAEYNLRSRTVLCGTCGQPADKASASSSGAQVGGSISSGSSASSVTVTRSYRSVGGSGGGSFGDSLVTRSYLLGSSSPRTQSPQNCSIM; from the exons ATGGAGACCCCGTCCCAGCGGCGCGCCACCCGTAGCGGGGCGCAGGCCAGCTCCACCCCGCTGTCGCCCACCCGCATCACCCGGCTGCAGGAGAAGGAGGACCTGCAGGAGCTCAATGACCGCCTGGCGGTCTACATCGACCGTGTGCGCTCTCTGGAGACGGAGAACGCGGGGCTGCGCCTTCGCATCACCGAGTCGGAGGAGGTGGTCAGCCGCGAGGTGTCCGGGATCAAGGCCGCCTACGAGGCCGAGCTCGGGGATGCCCGTAAGACCCTCGACTCGGTGGCCAAGGAGCGCGCCCGCCTGCAGCTGGAGCTGAGCAAAGTGCGGGAGGAGTTCAAGGAGCTCAAAGCGCG CAATACCAAGAAGGAGGGCGACCTGATGGCCGCCCAGGCCCGGCTCAAGGACCTGGAGGCTCTGCTCAACTCCAAGGAGGCCGCCCTGAGCACTGCGCTCAGCGAGAAGCGCACGCTGGAGGGCGAACTCCATGACCTGCGGGGCCAGGTGACCAAG CTCGAGGCAGCCCTGGGTGAAGCAAAGAAGCAACTCCAGGATGAGATGCTGCGGCGGGTGGATGCTGAGAACAGGCTGCAGACCCTGAAGGAGGAGCTGGACTTCCAGAAGAACATCTACAGTGAG GAGCTGCGTGAGACCAAGCGCCGCCACGAGACCCGGCTGGTGGAGATTGACAATGGTAAGCAGCGTGAGTTTGAAAGCCGGCTGGCGGACGCCCTGCAGGAGCTGCGGGCCCAGCATGAGGACCAGGTGGAGCAATATAAGAAGGAACTGGAGAAGACCTACTCTGCCAAG CTGGATAACGCCAGGCAGTCAGCTGAGAGGAACAGCAACCTGGTGGGGGCCGCGCATGAGGAGCTCCAACAGTCCCGCATCCGCATCGACAGCCTCTCGGCCCAACTCAGCCAGCTGCAAAAGCAG CTGGCAGCCAAGGAGGCAAAGCTGCGGGACCTGGAGGACTCACTAGCCCGTGAGCGTGACACCAGCCGGCGGCTGCTGGCCGATAAGGAAAGGGAGATGGCGGAGATGCGGGCGAGGATGCAGCAGCAGCTGGACGAGTACCAGGAGCTGCTGGACATCAAGTTGGCCCTGGATATGGAGATCCATGCCTACCGCAAGCTCCTGGAGGGCGAGGAGGAAAG GCTGCGACtatcccccagccccacctcgcAGCGCAGCCGTGGCCGCGCCTCCTCCCACTCATCACAGACGCAGGGCACGGGCAGCATCACCAAGAAGCGCAAACTGGAGTCTTCCGAGAGTCGCAGCAGCAGCTTCTCCCAGCACGCTCGTACCAGCGGGCGCGTGGCTGTGGAGGAGGTGGATGAGGAGGGCAAGTTTGTGCGGCTGCGGAACAAGTCCAGTGAG GACCAGTCCATGGGCAATTGGCAGATCAAGCGCCAGAATGGAGATGACCCCTTGCTGACCTATCGCTTCCCACCAAAGTTCACCCTGAAGGCTGGGCAGGTGGTGACG ATCTGGGCTGCAGGAGCTGGGGCCACCCATAGTCCCCCTACTGACTTGGTATGGAAGGCGCAGAACACTTGGGGCTGCGGAAACAGCCTGCGCACGGCTCTCATCAACTCCACTGGGGAA GAGGTGGCCATGCGCAAGCTGGTGCGCTCCGTGACCGTGGTCGAGGacgatgaggatgaggatggagaTGACCTGCTCCATCACCACCAT GGCTCCCACTGCAGCAGCTCGGGGGACCCCGCCGAGTACAACCTGCGCTCGCGCACCGTGCTGTGCGGGACTTGCGGGCAGCCTGCAGACAAGGCTTCCGCCAGCAGCTCGGGAGCCCAGGTGGGCGGATCCATCTCCTCTGGCTCTTCCGCCTCCAGTGTCACAGTCACCCGCAGCTACCGCAgtgtggggggcagtgggggtggcaGCTTCGGGGACAGCCTGGTCACCCGCTCCTACCTCCTGGGCAGCTCCAGCCCCCGAACCCAG AGCCCCCAGAACTGCAGCATCATGTGA